The sequence below is a genomic window from Bacillota bacterium.
GCTGAAGTGATCACAACTTCCTTCATATTGCCACTCCTTTCAGCGCTGAGATCCGTATCCGCTTTCTTTGTTTGTTTGTTCCAATCCACGCGCCCGCGCGGGGCGCGACCGTATCCGAACTTGCCGACTTCTCCTTCGATGAACCGAGAAGCCTCCGGAAAACTGGGAAAAGCCGTTCCTCTCCGGTTTGGATGTGCCTGACCAGAACCCGCCACCGCGACGTATCCGCCATTCCGGAATCGTCGGTATCCTGAGTGAACCGCACAACGAATGAGGCCATTACTACTTCTCCACCAGCCCCGGTTACGCCCACCTGAAGACCGTGCACGCCATGGCGTATCCGCCCCCTGAAGCGCAGAGGACAACCACATCCCCCGGCTTGATCCGGCCGAGCTTGACAGCATCGTCGAGAGCCATCGGTATGCGGGCAGAGCCGGTGTAACCCCATTTGTTCATTACGCAGTGGGTGCGGTCCATGGGAAGTCCGTATTCGGCCATTACCTCTTTGATAGTGACAAGCCTTATCTGAGTAAACAGGTACATGTTCACGTCATCTGTGGTCAATCCGGCCTTCGCGAGGGTTTCGCGGATGAGGGGAACCCAGTGCGCGAAATTGGTCTCAGGAGGATAAGGCTTGAGGAACCTGACCTTGTGAAGCCCAGTCTTGATTGACTCCTCGTTCGCCGGGGTTTTGGATCCGCCCACATAGATGCCCATGTAATCGTGGTACTGCCCGTCCGTGATGAGCTTGCCCCCGAGAAACCCAGGCGAGTTAGAGATAGTAAGCACAACCGCTCCGGCACCGTCAGCGAGTATCGTGGGTGTTCTGGGATCGTCCCAGTCGACGTACTTCGTCATGGCGTAAGTGCCGATGACGAGCACGTTCCGGTAGGCTTTGTCGGAAAGTATGTACTTCGCTCCCATGTCCACCGCTGTGACAAACGCGGCGCACGCGCAATTCACGTCGAACGTCCCCGCGTTCGAGGCCCCCAGCCGGTGCTGGACTACGCTTGCCGTAGCGGGGGAGACGTATTCGGGTGTGTCGGTGGCGACGATCACGAGGTCGAGATCGGTCGCGGCAATCCCCGCGGACCTGAGAGCGTCCTGAGCCGCATAAGTCGCCAGGTCGGCCGCGCTCTCCGAAGCAGCGGCATAGTGACGTTCCCGCTGCCCGATCACTTCCGCGGTCCGGTCCATTGCCTCCTTGCCCCATCTCTCGGCGAGCTCGTCGTTGGTCGCGACTCTCTCAGGCACATACCGCCCGGTCCCGGCGATCTTGGCACACCTGGGCATGTGAGAGACCCCTCCCGTCTACCAGATTTGGTATTTCTCCGCCACTTCCAGAAGCCAGTCCCTGAACTTGGGGTGCGCTATTCCCACAAGCGCGCGGACCCTGTTCCTGACGCTCTTGGCCTTGAGATGCGCAATTCCGTATTCAGTGACGACGTAGTCAACATCCATCCGCGACAAGGTCACAGCTGAGCCCGGGGCAAGGATCGGGACGATTGTCGAAAGCGTCCCGCCCTTCGCCGTCGACCTGAGCGCGATCACGGATTTGCCCCCGGGAGACATCTGAGCTCCGCATGCAGTGTCAACCTGTCCCCCCGAGCCGGAAAACTGCTTCGTGCCCAAGGACTCCGATGAGACTTGCCCGGTGAGATCGACCGCAAGGGCCATGTTGATACTGACCACACGGTGGTTCTTCGCAATTATGTAAGGGTCGTTGGTGACGAACCCCTGTTCAAGCCAGACACCTGGGTTGTCGTGAATGAACCGGTAGAGCTTTTCCGTTCCGTACGCGAAGGTCCCGACCATCTTCCCGCGCCAGACTGTCTTCTTACGGTTCGTGATCACCCCCGCCTCGTAGAGGTCGACCATTCCGTCGGTCAACATCTCGGTGTGGATCCCGAGATCCCGCCTGTCCATAAGTGCGCGGGCAATGGCGTTTGGAATTCCCCCGATCCCTAACTGGAGAGTTGACTCGTCCTCTATCAGACTCGCAACGTGCTGCCCTATTGCGATCTCTTCCTCGCTTGGCTCGATGTGCTCAAGCTGGAAGTTGGGTATGTGGTTTTCCACCACCGCATCTACCTCGGATATGTGGACCATGGTGTCCCCGTATGTCCGCGGCTTGTGTTCGGAGACCTCAAGGGCCACGGTGTCCGCATGGTCCATCATGTATCGCTCGTATGTGACGCCGAGCGAGAGAGATAAGAACCCGTGCTTATCCATGGGAGATGCGGTTCCCCAGAAGACCTGGGGCGGATCGAACTCGACCTTCTTTCTTATGGCCTGGCTCAGGTGGTTCGGAACGAAGGAGACGAGCCTGATCTGATGCGCTCGCCTGGCGGCTGGGCCGTAGAACCAGGCTTCATGGAGAAAATGCCCCTCCAT
It includes:
- a CDS encoding 4-hydroxybutyrate--acetyl-CoA CoA transferase translates to MNVNEEYRRKLVGVEEAVARVKSGQLICVGMAASEPAGLLSALSRRRDELVDVRVISALMIGDYEFFANPSMEGHFLHEAWFYGPAARRAHQIRLVSFVPNHLSQAIRKKVEFDPPQVFWGTASPMDKHGFLSLSLGVTYERYMMDHADTVALEVSEHKPRTYGDTMVHISEVDAVVENHIPNFQLEHIEPSEEEIAIGQHVASLIEDESTLQLGIGGIPNAIARALMDRRDLGIHTEMLTDGMVDLYEAGVITNRKKTVWRGKMVGTFAYGTEKLYRFIHDNPGVWLEQGFVTNDPYIIAKNHRVVSINMALAVDLTGQVSSESLGTKQFSGSGGQVDTACGAQMSPGGKSVIALRSTAKGGTLSTIVPILAPGSAVTLSRMDVDYVVTEYGIAHLKAKSVRNRVRALVGIAHPKFRDWLLEVAEKYQIW
- a CDS encoding ketoacyl-ACP synthase III, whose amino-acid sequence is MPRCAKIAGTGRYVPERVATNDELAERWGKEAMDRTAEVIGQRERHYAAASESAADLATYAAQDALRSAGIAATDLDLVIVATDTPEYVSPATASVVQHRLGASNAGTFDVNCACAAFVTAVDMGAKYILSDKAYRNVLVIGTYAMTKYVDWDDPRTPTILADGAGAVVLTISNSPGFLGGKLITDGQYHDYMGIYVGGSKTPANEESIKTGLHKVRFLKPYPPETNFAHWVPLIRETLAKAGLTTDDVNMYLFTQIRLVTIKEVMAEYGLPMDRTHCVMNKWGYTGSARIPMALDDAVKLGRIKPGDVVVLCASGGGYAMACTVFRWA